TATGATAAAGAGATGCGCAAGACGAGCCACGCCAATGAGAGAAATGGCCTGATTCTGGGGATCGAGAGCTCGTGCGACGAGACGGCCGCCGCGGTGGTGCGCGGCGGGACCGAGGCGCTCTCGAACGTCGTCGCCTCGCAGATGAACCTCCACGCGAACTATGGCGGCGTCGTTCCGGAGCTTGCTTCGCGTGAACATCTGCGCAACATTGTGCCGGTTGTGCGCGAAGCGATGGATCGTGCCGGGGTTGGCTTCGACGATCTGGATGCTGTGGCAGTGACCGAAGGCCCGGGCCTGGCTGGCGCGTTGCTGGTTGGCATTACCTATGCCAAGGCGCTTACCTTCGGTTTCGACAAGCCGCTGATCGGCGTGAATCATCTCGAGGGTCACATCCACGCTGTGCTGATGGAGGCACGTCAGCGTGCGGAGCAGCCGATGGATCTGCCGCTGCTCGCGCTGGTGGTCTCGGGGGGACATACGCATCTTTACCTGGCGGAGCAACAAGGAGAACGAGAAGGCTCGCTGCGTTACCGCAACGTCGGACGCACAGTGGATGATGCGGCGGGAGAGGCGTACGACAAGGTGGCTAAACTGCTTGGGCTTGGCTATCCCGGCGGCCCGTGGATCGATGCTCTGGCGCGTCGCGGCAATCCGCAGGCTGTGCCATTTCGGTTCGCGCAGATCAAGCCGAGGATTCACCGCGGTGGGCCTGTTCCCCTGAACAAGAAGGCCCCGCCGAGGCAGGAGGGGCCGAGCTTCGATTTTTCGTTTAGCGGAATCAAGACGGCCGTGTTGCGCTACATCGAGACGAACCACATGCGCGAGGCTGTTGCAGTGCGGCGCGCGAAGTTGGCGGAGCACCCGGAGTGGAAGCCCGGCACGGATGAGGCCGCCGCGTTATGCGACGCGCAGACGCTCGATCTGATTGCTTCGTTCCAACATGCCGTGGTCGGCAACCTGCTTCGCCAGACCTTCGCTGCGACCGAGACTTTTGGCGCACGGGGAATTGTGGTCTCCGGTGGCGTGGCCGCGAACAGCGAGCTGCGACGAAGGTTTCAGGCAGAGGCGGACCGGCGTGGACTGCCAGTGGCGTTTCCTTCGCTGGCGCTCTCAACCGACAATGCGGCGATGATTGCCGCAGCGGCATGGCAGAAGCTGATGGCGGGAGAGTTTGCCGCGGACGATCTTGGGCCGGCGCCTCAGCTCCGGCTGGGTGGCGTCTAGCTGGCTATGCGGCGTACCGAGGCGTAGGTCATCGGCTAAAATGAGCAAGGAAATCATCAGGTAGAGAGGTCTGCGCCGCGCTACGTGCTCGGCTGCGGCAGGTACCAGGCGCACGTGGCAACGATGGAACTCTTTAACACGTTGGGCAGTAAGGTCGAGACGCTGGAACCGGTGGGCGCTCCCGAGCTGCGAATGTATTGTTGCGGCCCGACGGTCTACGACTATGGCCACATCGGCAACTTCCGCACCTTCCTGCACGTCGACGTGCTGCGCCGCTTTATGCGTCAGCTTGGCGTTCCTGTGAAGTACGTGATGAACGTCACCGACGTCGACGACAAGATCATCCGCAACGCAGCGGCGGCGGGCAAGCCGATCGCGGAGTATACGGCCAAGTACGAAAAGGCGTTTTTCGAAGACTCGGATGCGCTGGGCATCGAGCGGTCGGAGATCGTGGCGCACGCGACGAGCTGCATTCCGGACATGGTCGTCATGATCGAGAAGCTGGCTGCGCACGACATCGCCTATCAAACCGAGGATGGAAGCTGGTACTTCCGCATCGCGCGCTTTCCCGAGTACGGCAAGCTGTCGCGCAAGGACTTTGAGGGAATCGAGGACGGCGCGCGCGTCGACATCGACGAGTACGAGAAAGACGCCGCGCGCGACTTCGCGCTGTGGAAGGCGTGCAAGCCGGGCGAACAGAGCTGGACGACGGCGCTGGGATGCGGGCGGCCGGGCTGGCACATCGAGTGCTCGGCCATGGCGATGAAGTTCCTTGGCGAATCGATCGACCTGCACTGTGGCGGCGAAGATCTGATGTTCCCGCACCACGAGAACGAGATTGCGCAGTCGGAATCGGCTAGCGGAAAGCCCTTCGCCCGGCACTGGATGCATGTGCGCTTCCTGCTGGTCGAGGGGCGCAAGATGTCGAAGTCGGAGGGGAACTTCTACACGCTGCGCGACCTGTTGCTAAAGGGATATCGCGCGTCAGCGATCCGGTTCCTGCTGATCTCGGTGCCTTACCGGCACCAGATGAACTTCACGTTTGATTCACTCACGGAGTCGACGAATGCGATTGAGCGTCTGCGAACCTTTCACCAGCGCATGGTGAAGGGGCCGTGGCCTGAGAGCGGAAGCGACGCATCGTTGTCGGAGCTGATTCGCGAGGCGCGGACAAAGTACACGGCGGCGTTGGCAAACGATCTGAACACCGCAGAGGCGCGCGCCGCGATCTTCGACATGGTGCGCGTGGTCAACAGCGCGGCCGATGCCGGGACACTTACGAAGAAGAATGTCGATGAGGTCCTGAACGTGCTGGATCTGTTCGACGGCGTCTTCGCTGTGTTGAAGGACAACGATGCCGAGATCACGCGCGCTGCGCTGGCGTGGGCGGAGGCCGAGGGCAGATTGGGCGAAGCAGCGCCGGAGCTGCTGACGAACTTTGCTCTGTCCGATGCGGATATTGACGCATTGGTGGCGGAGCGCACGCAGGCGAAGAAGGCCCGCAACTTCGCTCGCGCCGATGCGATCCGCAACGATTTGCTTGCCAAGGGCATTCTGATTGAGGATTCGAAGGACGGGGTTCGCTGGCGCCGAAAATAGCGACAAGCAGCGAACTCCGCCCCGTTATTCAGAAGCTGTAGCTGATCTCTCCCGTGATGGACCGTGGGGTTACGTAGTGCGTTCCCGAGAACGTCGACAGGAAGTTGTACAGCGCATACTTGTTGGTTAAGTTGACGGCCGTCAGACGCAGACCTACTTTGTGCTTGTCCCCATGGAAGAGGTTGTCTTCGCCAATTGCGAGGTCGAAGAGACTTCGCGGCTGGATGCGCGATGGATTGTGATCGTCGTTGCTGGTGTTGGCTGTGGGGAT
This region of Acidobacteriota bacterium genomic DNA includes:
- the tsaD gene encoding tRNA (adenosine(37)-N6)-threonylcarbamoyltransferase complex transferase subunit TsaD is translated as MRKTSHANERNGLILGIESSCDETAAAVVRGGTEALSNVVASQMNLHANYGGVVPELASREHLRNIVPVVREAMDRAGVGFDDLDAVAVTEGPGLAGALLVGITYAKALTFGFDKPLIGVNHLEGHIHAVLMEARQRAEQPMDLPLLALVVSGGHTHLYLAEQQGEREGSLRYRNVGRTVDDAAGEAYDKVAKLLGLGYPGGPWIDALARRGNPQAVPFRFAQIKPRIHRGGPVPLNKKAPPRQEGPSFDFSFSGIKTAVLRYIETNHMREAVAVRRAKLAEHPEWKPGTDEAAALCDAQTLDLIASFQHAVVGNLLRQTFAATETFGARGIVVSGGVAANSELRRRFQAEADRRGLPVAFPSLALSTDNAAMIAAAAWQKLMAGEFAADDLGPAPQLRLGGV
- a CDS encoding cysteine--tRNA ligase, translating into MELFNTLGSKVETLEPVGAPELRMYCCGPTVYDYGHIGNFRTFLHVDVLRRFMRQLGVPVKYVMNVTDVDDKIIRNAAAAGKPIAEYTAKYEKAFFEDSDALGIERSEIVAHATSCIPDMVVMIEKLAAHDIAYQTEDGSWYFRIARFPEYGKLSRKDFEGIEDGARVDIDEYEKDAARDFALWKACKPGEQSWTTALGCGRPGWHIECSAMAMKFLGESIDLHCGGEDLMFPHHENEIAQSESASGKPFARHWMHVRFLLVEGRKMSKSEGNFYTLRDLLLKGYRASAIRFLLISVPYRHQMNFTFDSLTESTNAIERLRTFHQRMVKGPWPESGSDASLSELIREARTKYTAALANDLNTAEARAAIFDMVRVVNSAADAGTLTKKNVDEVLNVLDLFDGVFAVLKDNDAEITRAALAWAEAEGRLGEAAPELLTNFALSDADIDALVAERTQAKKARNFARADAIRNDLLAKGILIEDSKDGVRWRRK